The following proteins come from a genomic window of Dysidea avara chromosome 12, odDysAvar1.4, whole genome shotgun sequence:
- the LOC136239974 gene encoding cohesin subunit SA-1-like, whose protein sequence is MTSKYKKVTDSVGTFVQRVLGEMAVHYVNVYILQQGTSIACSSVHIEERDEDDEDLFALTVTLRHLKDLKALFISFNLSTMELSTEFWLIVKQLQEGDQFDEIICNSLSCLMFNALWLMHTIDADDPDKCSLVELKKIISISKPDACSEAESCELIDNCHELLQLGTRDVQKEAYTTLCDTLIVFSRRIRTTTPLLAPLAYIPNDTFQRHVRDYVTSHVFSEMEQLEQEMSIDEEEQNEEKALALAKAINDRRVALAGYLKLIVFNVFDVPLAAPVFGHYVKHSDNFGDIIKFTLSKFREASPNQWYQPILLALQQEFERVRDLNSGVIDHTSAEWADTKDLARRFGLMFGFDAAKSRQPLVGLHREGIAYALEGLDKTSSDPPYNVDFLEILAELSSRLIEVDRSGNRGLTVYLKEQLPEELADEWEPLVVYQASLTGRKDDTVTDKRKSANKQTGGRGGKGPGRRRKQQNQDQDTKTKRGRKRKQLHQESEDDQSDQESEKSDDQENQEDQDQPQEDANEETTGQSWMSSRPKRRKRVKKNMANSVTTPET, encoded by the exons atgacgtcaaaGTATAAAAAGGTGACCGATAGTGTGGGCACTTTTGTACAGagggtattgggagagatggcggtTCACTATGTTAACgtttacatactgcagcaagggacaag cattgcc TGTAGTAGTGTACAT ATTGAAGAGAGAGATGAGGATGATGAAGATTTGTTTGCTCTAACTGTCACTCTACGTCACCTCAAGGACCTCAAGGCACTCTTCat CTCATTCAACTTATCCACAATGGAGCTATCAACAGAGTTTTGGTTGATAGTTAAACAACTACAGGAGGGAGATCAGTTTGATGAGATCATATGTAACAGCTTGTCTTGTCTCATGTTTAATGCTCTCTGGTTAATGCACACCATTGACGCTGATGACCCAGACAAG tgtagctTGGTAGAACTAAAAAAGATTATTAGCATATCAA AACCAGATGCATGCAGTGAGGCAGAGAGTTGTGAACTGATTGATAATTGTCATGAGCTGCTGCAGCTTGGTACAAGGGATGTACAGAAAGAG GCCTATACTACACTGTGTGACACACTGATAGTATTCTCTAGAAGGATCAGGACCACAA CCCCCTTGTTAGCACCCCTGGCCTATATCCCTAATGACACGTTTCAGAGACATGTGAGGGACTATGTGACGTCTCATGTGTTCTCAGAGATGGAGCAGCTGGAACAAGAGATGAGTATTGATGAGGAAGAGCAGAATGAGGAGAAGGCTCTTGCTCTGGCTAAGGCTATCAATGATCGTCGGGTAGCACTGGCCGGATATCTTAAACTGATTGTGTTTAATGTGTTTGATGTTCCCCTTGCTGCCCCTGTGTTTGGTCATTATGTGAAG CATTCTGATAACTTTGGTGATATCATAAAGTTCACACTGAGCAAGTTTCGTGAAGCAAGTCCCAACCAATGGTACCAGCCCATCTTACTGGCCTTACAACAAGAGTTTGAACGTGTTAGGGACCTCAATAGTGGGGTCATCGATCATACTAGTGCTGAGTGGGCAGACACTAAA GATCTAGCTAGAAGATTTGGTCTAATGTTTGGCTTTGATGCAGCAAAGTCTCGTCAACCATTAGTTGGACTACACAG AGAAGGTATTGCTTATGCCCTGGAGGGTTTAGACAAAACATCCAGTGATCCTCCATACAACGTTGATTTCCTTGAAATACTTGCTGAGTTGTCATCACGTCTGATAGAAGTGGACCGGTCAGGTAATAGAGGATTGACAGTCTACTTGAAGGAGCAGCTACCAGAGGAGTTAGCAGATGAGTGGGAACCTCTAGTAGTCTATCAGGCCTCACTGACTGGTAGGAAGGATGATACAGTAACTGATAAGAGGAAATCAGCTAACAAGCAAACTG GTGGGAGAGGTGGTAAAGGACCTGGTAGAAGACGTAAACAGCAgaatcaagatcaagatactaaAACAAAAAGGGGTAGGAAACGTAAACAATTACATCAAGAATCTGAAGACGATCAAAGTGACCAAGAGAGTGAGAAATCAGATGATCAGGAAAATCAAGAGGATCAAGATCAACCACAAGAGGATGCCAATGAAGA AACAACAGGACAGTCATGGATGAGTAGTAGACCAAAGAGAAGGAAGAGAGTTAAGAAGAACATGGCCAATAGTGTCACTACACCAGAGACATGA